DNA from Triticum dicoccoides isolate Atlit2015 ecotype Zavitan unplaced genomic scaffold, WEW_v2.0 scaffold186057, whole genome shotgun sequence:
TGCAGTCCATCAGCAGATCATATTTAGCAAATGGATGCATTATTGCTGTCTTGTTGAACTCGTACCATTTTCTTATCCTATCAGAGGTGTGTCTGCATCCACCGCAATCATCTTGTGGTATATCACCGACAACTCGACCAGATAAAAATACCGAAATTCATGTTGCTATGCAGAATCATTTTGTGGTTGCTAATTGCTGATACTAGTATTCTCTAGCGATTCCTGCAGAGACAGACCATTggtgccacgccacgccacgctgcTAGTTCCAAGAAAATAAGCAATCGATAGACTGGTTACCTCGAGATTTATCTGAGTCATATTTCGTCCCTGTGTGGACGTGATCAGAAGGAGAGCACGCCGGCTGCTCTGTTTCTTGTGCGCCTAAGCGCGCGATGGCGGCGACGTGAGCGTCGCAGAGCAGGCGGCGGAaggcgtcgtcttcttcttggctgCAACCGGCGTCGCCAGAGGAGGAGGGGCAGAGCAGGCGGTGGACGCGAGCGCAGAGGAGGCAGGGCGGGCCGAGGCGGAGCGAGGAGGCCGCGGCGGCGATGAGGCAGAAGGCGGCGCCGTTGGCGAGGAGCAGCGACGCCAGCGCCCACTGCAGCGCCGCGCGCACCAGCACGGCCAGGAGCTCGCGGACCATCACCAAAGAATCATGGAAGCTCCGTGGATCAATCCAGAGACAGAGGAAGATGCCGATGAGCTGGAGGCCGGAGGCAGAGGAAAGTGGCAAGGAGACGACAATGGCGGGTTAGGTGGACGGGGTGATGGGCTCCATCGCGCGGTGGCCAAGAGAAGGAGAAGCTGTCAACTTTTCAAGAATGGAGCCCCACTATGAGTTGGAGAGATAATCAAATTGGGTGTGATTGAATGATTGGGGTTAGAGATCACTTTTGAGAGCAGAGGTTGCGGAGTTGGAGGGGGAGAGACTTCATGGGTCGTCTACTCTGCCTCACTCTCATCAAAGAAAGTATTGTGCTTTCTCTTTGATTCCTACCACTCCGTCCAAATCGGTGTTCCTTTCGGCAAAATGACGTCTTTACACGACGAGAATGTCGACGTTTATCCGGGAAAGCACCAACGGGATCACTAGTTAAAGAGCTATCCTCTAGAACCACCCgttagagaagaagaagaagaagaagaagaaaaccgggTTTTCTCCTCTAACCGGCACCTAGCAGAAGCAAAAAAACCTTAGAGGAGCAAAACTTTTACTCCAAGCATCGCGTGGCCCTTAAATTTACTTATTATTATCCTTCCAGTCATGGAATACAAATCCAACATCTCCTCTCTTCTCCTCTCCGCTGCCCCTCCACCCAATTCCCGCCGACCAAGCTCGCCTGCACCCACTCACTCTGGCGCCGGCCCATCGCGGGTATGCCTGGATCCCGCCGCCGCCCATCCGCA
Protein-coding regions in this window:
- the LOC119344789 gene encoding uncharacterized protein LOC119344789, with the protein product MVRELLAVLVRAALQWALASLLLANGAAFCLIAAAASSLRLGPPCLLCARVHRLLCPSSSGDAGCSQEEDDAFRRLLCDAHVAAIARLGAQETEQPACSPSDHVHTGTKYDSDKSRGLESQRVVSIGSEICEQDRGADDDQPRATNLSVLRRTSSTDSGEGPYVSLFELAPLVALPEDTLPDYDAKEAPHGHGHGTAKTAHDESASPSAAAGGEQALTVSGLVAALRAQRRE